A genome region from Streptomyces sp. S4.7 includes the following:
- the rsmD gene encoding 16S rRNA (guanine(966)-N(2))-methyltransferase RsmD, whose protein sequence is MTRVIAGAAGGRRLAVPPGNGTRPTSDRAREGLFSTWEALLGTLQGLRVADLYAGSGAVGLEALSRGAAHTLLVEADGRAARTVRDNVRALGLPGAEVRTGKAEQIVTGPAPGAPYDIVFLDPPYAVTDDDLREILLTLRSGGWLNDEAVATVERSTRGGEFTWPRGFEPSRARRYGEGTLWYGRAAAPEDAR, encoded by the coding sequence ATGACCCGCGTGATCGCCGGCGCCGCCGGCGGGCGCCGTCTCGCCGTCCCCCCGGGCAACGGAACCCGCCCCACCTCCGACCGAGCGCGCGAAGGTCTCTTCTCCACCTGGGAGGCGCTGCTCGGCACCCTCCAAGGGCTGCGCGTCGCCGATCTGTACGCCGGCTCCGGCGCCGTCGGCCTGGAAGCCCTCTCCCGGGGCGCCGCGCACACCCTCCTTGTGGAGGCGGACGGCAGGGCGGCCCGCACCGTCCGGGACAACGTCCGCGCCCTCGGACTGCCGGGCGCCGAGGTCCGTACGGGCAAAGCCGAACAGATCGTGACAGGACCGGCGCCCGGGGCCCCGTACGACATCGTCTTCCTCGACCCTCCGTACGCCGTCACCGACGACGATCTTCGCGAGATCCTGCTCACACTCCGTTCGGGGGGCTGGCTCAATGACGAAGCCGTCGCCACCGTGGAGCGCAGCACCAGAGGTGGGGAGTTCACCTGGCCGAGGGGCTTCGAACCGTCGCGGGCGCGTCGCTACGGCGAGGGAACCCTTTGGTACGGTCGCGCCGCCGCACCCGAAGACGCCCGATGA
- the coaD gene encoding pantetheine-phosphate adenylyltransferase, whose translation MRRAVCPGSFDPITNGHLDIIGRASKLYDVVHVAVMINQSKKGLFTVEERIDLIRRVTAEFGNVEVESFHGLLVDFCKQRDIPAIVKGLRAVSDFDYELQMAQMNNGLSGVETLFVPTNPIYSFLSSSLVKEVATWGGDVSHLLPPLVHEALTERLGNR comes from the coding sequence TTGCGCCGCGCCGTCTGTCCGGGGTCCTTCGACCCCATCACCAATGGTCACCTCGACATCATTGGCCGTGCCTCCAAGCTGTACGACGTCGTCCACGTCGCCGTGATGATCAACCAGTCCAAGAAGGGACTGTTCACGGTCGAGGAGCGGATCGATCTGATCCGCCGAGTCACCGCCGAGTTCGGCAACGTCGAGGTGGAGTCCTTCCACGGCCTCCTCGTCGACTTCTGCAAACAGCGCGACATCCCGGCCATCGTCAAGGGCCTTCGGGCTGTCAGCGACTTCGACTACGAGCTGCAGATGGCCCAGATGAACAACGGCCTCTCCGGCGTCGAGACCCTCTTCGTGCCGACCAACCCCATCTACAGTTTCCTCTCCTCCTCGCTGGTCAAAGAGGTGGCGACCTGGGGCGGAGACGTCTCCCACCTGCTGCCTCCGCTCGTGCACGAGGCACTGACCGAGCGTCTTGGGAACCGTTGA
- a CDS encoding cell division initiation protein has translation MDVQKKLDEIVDAVGNARSMPMSASCVVNRGELLSLLEEVREALPGSLAQAQELLGGHEQLSEQARQEAERIVAAAHTERSSLISDTVIARTAQEEADRILAEARRDAEEIRAEADEYVDSKLANFEVVLNKTIGSVDRGREKLLGRGPGLDEEGYADEDAPEYSADPDTLIRRADDYVDAKLGAFEAVLSKTLDAVGRGRQKLHGRVATDDLGLHMAEQDAAGRQGHMSDADYLSGLAELSGEQPREGAGAPAHRPMEPQSPPPVPERPAQIPAQAQAQAQAQAPQQYADPAAAQQYTDPSYGGYQQQAAYAYQQQDPYAYQQSQQQAYDPAAYDPNYSQGYGQNYDQATQGWQQHPDAQGGQPQQQPHQQQAQDPQGALDETSLFDTSMIDLEQLRRYEQGR, from the coding sequence GTGGACGTGCAGAAGAAGCTCGACGAGATCGTCGACGCGGTGGGGAACGCCCGTTCCATGCCCATGTCGGCCTCCTGCGTGGTCAACCGCGGCGAACTGCTCTCGCTGCTCGAAGAGGTGCGGGAGGCCCTGCCCGGCTCGCTCGCCCAGGCCCAGGAGCTCCTCGGCGGCCACGAGCAGCTCTCCGAGCAGGCCCGCCAGGAGGCGGAGCGGATCGTGGCTGCGGCCCACACGGAGCGGTCCTCGCTGATCTCCGACACCGTGATCGCCCGCACCGCCCAGGAAGAGGCGGACCGCATCCTCGCCGAGGCCCGCAGGGACGCCGAGGAGATCCGCGCCGAGGCCGACGAGTACGTCGACTCCAAGCTCGCGAACTTCGAGGTCGTGCTCAACAAGACCATCGGCTCCGTGGACCGCGGTCGCGAGAAGCTGCTCGGCCGCGGCCCCGGCCTGGACGAGGAGGGGTACGCCGACGAGGACGCCCCCGAGTACAGCGCCGACCCCGACACCCTGATCCGCCGCGCGGACGACTACGTGGACGCCAAGCTCGGCGCCTTCGAGGCCGTCCTCTCCAAGACCCTCGACGCGGTCGGCCGCGGTCGGCAGAAGCTGCACGGCCGGGTCGCCACCGACGACCTGGGCCTGCACATGGCGGAACAGGACGCGGCGGGGCGGCAGGGGCACATGAGCGACGCGGACTACCTGTCCGGTCTCGCCGAGCTGTCGGGGGAGCAGCCGCGTGAGGGCGCCGGGGCGCCCGCGCACCGGCCGATGGAGCCGCAGTCCCCGCCGCCGGTCCCGGAGCGGCCGGCCCAGATCCCGGCACAGGCACAGGCACAGGCACAGGCACAGGCCCCGCAGCAGTACGCCGACCCCGCCGCCGCGCAGCAGTACACGGATCCCTCCTACGGCGGTTACCAGCAGCAGGCCGCGTACGCCTACCAGCAGCAGGACCCCTACGCGTACCAGCAGTCCCAGCAGCAGGCCTACGACCCCGCCGCCTACGACCCGAACTACAGCCAGGGCTACGGGCAGAACTACGACCAGGCGACGCAGGGCTGGCAGCAGCACCCCGACGCCCAGGGCGGGCAGCCCCAGCAGCAGCCGCATCAGCAGCAGGCGCAGGACCCGCAGGGCGCACTCGACGAGACCAGCCTGTTCGACACCAGCATGATCGACCTCGAACAGCTTCGCCGCTACGAGCAGGGGCGCTGA
- a CDS encoding DUF177 domain-containing protein — MFDTHELGRRPGALKRLTRSAAAPKDFGIDGVIGVPEGAPVELRIRLESVMEGVLVTGTARATAEGECVRCLEPVRQDVAADFQEMFSYPDADDRGRSKQAEPADDAEDDEDRLYIEDGLFDLEPVLRDAVVLALPMQPVCRETCAGLCSECGIRLDENPDHHHDAVDIRWASLQGLAETIKDGEKDNMGGADDGADEKQEK; from the coding sequence GTGTTCGACACACACGAGCTGGGTCGCCGTCCTGGTGCGCTCAAGCGGCTGACCCGCTCCGCGGCGGCGCCCAAGGACTTCGGCATCGACGGAGTCATCGGGGTGCCGGAAGGCGCACCGGTGGAGCTCAGGATCCGCCTCGAATCGGTCATGGAGGGCGTGCTCGTGACGGGCACCGCCCGTGCGACCGCCGAGGGGGAGTGCGTAAGGTGTCTGGAGCCGGTGCGCCAGGACGTGGCAGCGGACTTCCAGGAGATGTTCTCGTACCCTGACGCCGACGACCGGGGCCGCAGCAAGCAGGCGGAACCGGCCGACGACGCCGAGGACGACGAGGACAGGCTCTACATCGAGGACGGACTGTTCGACCTCGAACCCGTGCTGCGTGATGCGGTGGTGCTCGCACTGCCGATGCAGCCGGTGTGCCGGGAGACCTGCGCCGGCCTGTGTTCCGAATGCGGAATCAGGCTGGACGAGAACCCGGACCATCACCACGACGCCGTCGACATCCGGTGGGCGTCACTGCAAGGACTCGCCGAAACCATCAAGGACGGCGAGAAGGACAACATGGGCGGCGCCGACGACGGCGCCGACGAGAAGCAGGAGAAGTAG
- the rpmF gene encoding 50S ribosomal protein L32, translating to MAVPKRKMSRSNTRHRRSQWKAAVPTLVSCERCQEPKLQHIACPSCGTYNKRQVLEV from the coding sequence GTGGCTGTTCCGAAGCGGAAGATGTCGCGCAGCAACACGCGCCACCGCCGGTCGCAGTGGAAGGCTGCGGTCCCCACCCTGGTTTCGTGTGAGCGTTGCCAGGAGCCGAAGCTCCAGCACATCGCGTGCCCGAGCTGCGGCACCTACAACAAGCGCCAGGTCCTCGAGGTCTGA
- the rnc gene encoding ribonuclease III, which produces MSELSSAKKADNVSTASSHTLLEGRLGYQLESALLVRALTHRSFAYENGGLPTNERLEFLGDSVLGLVVTDTLYRIHPDLPEGQLAKLRAAVVNSRALAQVGRGLELGSFIRLGRGEEGTGGRDKASILADTLEAVIGAVYLDQGLDAASELVHRLFDPLIEKSSNLGAGLDWKTSLQELTAAESLGVPEYLVTETGPDHEKTFTAAARVGGVSYGTGTGRSKKEAEQQAAETAWRSIRADADERAAAAKAAVEVRTTSGTESADEVEVDVEEAADTSSVATSESADVAKS; this is translated from the coding sequence ATGTCTGAACTGTCCAGTGCCAAGAAGGCAGACAACGTCAGCACAGCCTCGTCCCACACGCTTCTGGAAGGGCGGCTCGGCTATCAGCTGGAGTCCGCCCTTCTGGTGCGTGCGCTGACCCATCGCTCGTTCGCGTACGAGAACGGCGGTCTGCCCACCAACGAACGGCTCGAATTCCTCGGGGATTCGGTGCTCGGACTGGTGGTCACCGACACGCTGTATCGCATCCACCCCGACCTGCCCGAAGGCCAACTGGCCAAGTTGCGGGCCGCGGTGGTCAATTCGCGTGCGCTGGCGCAAGTGGGGCGCGGCCTCGAACTCGGCTCCTTCATCCGGCTCGGCCGCGGTGAAGAGGGCACGGGGGGCCGGGACAAGGCGTCCATCCTCGCCGACACCCTTGAAGCGGTGATCGGCGCGGTCTATCTCGATCAGGGCCTCGACGCGGCGTCCGAGCTGGTGCACCGGCTCTTCGACCCGCTCATCGAGAAGTCCTCCAATCTCGGTGCCGGTCTGGACTGGAAGACCAGTCTGCAGGAGCTGACCGCGGCGGAGAGCCTCGGCGTACCCGAGTATCTCGTCACGGAGACCGGCCCGGATCACGAGAAGACCTTCACCGCTGCCGCCCGCGTCGGTGGTGTCTCGTACGGCACCGGCACCGGCCGCAGCAAGAAGGAAGCGGAGCAGCAGGCCGCGGAGACCGCGTGGCGGTCCATCCGCGCGGACGCGGACGAACGGGCCGCCGCGGCGAAGGCGGCCGTCGAAGTCCGGACCACGTCCGGGACCGAGTCCGCGGACGAGGTCGAGGTCGACGTTGAAGAGGCCGCCGACACCTCTTCGGTGGCGACTTCGGAATCCGCCGACGTGGCCAAGTCCTGA
- the mutM gene encoding bifunctional DNA-formamidopyrimidine glycosylase/DNA-(apurinic or apyrimidinic site) lyase yields MPELPEVEVVRRGLERWVAGRTVAETRVLHPRAVRRHLAGGEDFAARIKGHRFGVARRRGKYLWLPLADTDASVLGHLGMSGQFLVQPESAPDEKHLRIRIRFDDDLGTELRFVDQRTFGGLSLHENTPDGLPDVIAHIARDPLDPAFDDAAFHTALRLRRTTVKRALLDQSLISGVGNIYADEALWRARLHYDRPTASLPRPRSVELLGHVRDVMNAALAVGGTSFDSLYVNVNGESGYFDRSLDAYGREGEPCRRCGTPIRRRPWMNRSSYSCPRCQRPPRVAP; encoded by the coding sequence GTGCCCGAGCTGCCCGAGGTCGAAGTCGTACGGCGCGGACTCGAACGCTGGGTCGCGGGACGGACGGTGGCCGAGACCCGGGTGCTGCACCCCCGCGCCGTACGGCGCCACCTCGCCGGCGGCGAGGACTTCGCCGCCCGCATCAAGGGACACCGGTTCGGCGTCGCCCGACGCCGCGGCAAGTACCTCTGGCTGCCGCTCGCCGACACCGACGCCTCGGTCCTCGGGCACCTCGGTATGAGCGGCCAGTTCCTCGTGCAGCCCGAATCCGCCCCGGACGAGAAGCACCTGCGGATCCGGATCCGCTTCGACGACGATCTCGGCACCGAACTCCGCTTCGTCGACCAGCGCACCTTCGGCGGGCTCTCGCTGCACGAGAACACCCCCGACGGGCTGCCCGACGTCATCGCCCACATCGCGCGCGACCCGCTGGACCCGGCGTTCGACGACGCCGCCTTCCACACGGCGCTGCGGCTGCGCCGTACGACGGTCAAGCGCGCGCTGCTCGACCAGTCCCTCATCAGCGGCGTCGGCAACATCTACGCGGACGAGGCGCTGTGGCGCGCCAGGCTCCACTACGACCGGCCGACGGCCTCGCTGCCCCGCCCCCGCTCGGTCGAACTGCTCGGCCACGTACGCGACGTGATGAACGCGGCGCTGGCGGTCGGCGGCACCAGCTTCGACAGTCTCTACGTCAACGTGAACGGCGAGTCCGGCTACTTCGACCGGTCGCTGGACGCGTACGGCCGCGAGGGCGAACCGTGCCGCCGCTGCGGCACCCCCATCCGCCGCCGCCCCTGGATGAACAGGTCGAGCTACTCCTGCCCCCGCTGCCAACGCCCGCCCCGCGTCGCCCCGTAA
- a CDS encoding TIGR03668 family PPOX class F420-dependent oxidoreductase, producing MKLDSTEARSRFAVAPVARLATAGADGTPHVVPVTFTLSDDRIFFAIDYKPKSTWNLRRLRNIRENPKVALLVDHFDSDWARLWWTRADGHAEIKEDGDERSQGLELLERKYEQYSENPPVGPVVIIRVDRWSGWAFSE from the coding sequence ATGAAGCTCGACTCCACTGAGGCTCGCAGCCGCTTCGCGGTCGCACCTGTCGCGCGACTTGCAACGGCGGGCGCCGATGGAACCCCCCACGTTGTGCCGGTAACGTTCACGCTCAGTGACGATCGAATCTTCTTCGCGATCGACTACAAGCCAAAGAGCACGTGGAACCTACGGCGACTGCGGAACATCCGTGAGAATCCGAAGGTTGCCCTCCTGGTCGATCACTTCGACTCCGATTGGGCTCGGCTCTGGTGGACCCGCGCCGATGGTCACGCGGAGATCAAAGAAGATGGCGACGAGCGCTCTCAGGGCCTTGAACTGCTGGAACGTAAGTACGAGCAGTATTCGGAGAACCCTCCTGTCGGTCCTGTGGTGATCATCCGCGTGGATCGCTGGAGCGGTTGGGCCTTCTCGGAGTGA
- a CDS encoding GntR family transcriptional regulator, giving the protein MSIPSLPPYRKIADDLRALILSGELPPGEKLRSENELKDQYSTTRVTVRKALALLKADGLLVSEQGRGVFVRPRPNVQMLTTGANFRERRKTGVSNFNAEAAAQGLRPEQRILSVETVPAPAEIASRLGIAEEAAVIVRRRAFFVNEEPMQLVDGYYPAELFSGTALEDPRRIRGGVSRLIEDPDGPVKQRITRFVEELDIRMPTPAETEALKIPPGVPLARVFRAAHVTAGQVVEVLDSRIPCDRHGFRYVIDVP; this is encoded by the coding sequence ATGTCGATCCCGAGCCTTCCGCCGTATCGGAAGATCGCCGATGATCTGCGGGCTTTGATCCTGTCCGGCGAACTGCCGCCCGGTGAAAAGCTGCGGTCGGAGAACGAACTCAAAGATCAGTACAGCACCACCCGCGTGACGGTGCGCAAGGCGCTCGCACTTCTCAAGGCCGATGGCCTGCTTGTCAGCGAACAGGGCAGGGGCGTCTTCGTGCGGCCACGGCCCAACGTTCAGATGCTGACGACCGGAGCCAACTTCCGGGAGCGCAGGAAAACCGGAGTGAGCAACTTCAATGCGGAAGCGGCTGCCCAAGGTCTACGTCCTGAGCAGCGCATCCTCTCGGTGGAAACGGTCCCGGCGCCGGCCGAAATCGCTTCGCGACTTGGGATCGCCGAGGAAGCTGCGGTGATTGTTCGTCGCCGGGCCTTCTTCGTGAACGAAGAGCCTATGCAGTTGGTTGATGGTTACTACCCCGCCGAGCTGTTCAGCGGGACGGCGCTGGAGGATCCTCGCCGGATCCGTGGTGGTGTGAGTCGATTGATCGAGGACCCTGACGGGCCTGTGAAGCAGCGGATCACCCGGTTCGTGGAAGAGCTGGACATTCGCATGCCCACCCCGGCGGAGACCGAGGCGTTGAAGATCCCGCCCGGCGTTCCCTTGGCTCGGGTCTTCAGGGCTGCGCACGTCACTGCTGGCCAAGTCGTGGAAGTGCTCGACTCTCGCATCCCCTGTGACCGTCACGGCTTCCGGTACGTGATCGACGTTCCCTGA
- the repSA gene encoding replication initiator protein RepSA codes for MAPVAASVGLDPLTLADLLRVANEPGFDRWQEQVRRTGGCADPIRLQGMTTTRDARTGQLLYSYSTEGEPGGSLRVACGNRRASRCPSCAWMYAGDTFHLIRAGLTGDPRKGTPVTVRAHPKVFATLTAPSFGPVHNQPANGRCRCGSSHGDDAPELGTALNPGTYDYAGAVLWNNHAGDLWRRFTIYLRREIAHRAGLTQTALKEQARVSFGKVAEFQKRGAVHFHAIVRLDGPEGPDDVPPPWASVELLTDAIRSAAARVSVPVPPADSQPARELRWGAQVDVRPIGTDDGQELTEEAVAAYVAKYATKAAETTGTVDRRIGELSELDKLTQLPTHARKLIEACYRLDEAYPERKLWQWAHMLGFRGHFSTKSRRYSTTLGALRQVRADYRARQERQTRGLPDPDDNPEGSMLVLAHWTYAGHGHTPGESWLAANIHRDIRQGRDTAREVLADLQDDEGEWA; via the coding sequence GTGGCCCCCGTGGCTGCCTCGGTCGGGCTTGACCCCCTGACCCTCGCCGACCTTCTCCGTGTGGCGAACGAGCCCGGCTTCGACCGGTGGCAGGAGCAAGTGCGCCGGACCGGTGGCTGTGCTGATCCGATCCGGTTGCAGGGCATGACCACCACCCGTGATGCCCGCACCGGCCAGCTCCTCTACTCCTACTCGACCGAGGGCGAGCCCGGCGGATCGTTGCGGGTGGCGTGCGGCAACCGCCGTGCCTCGCGCTGCCCCTCCTGCGCCTGGATGTACGCCGGGGACACCTTCCACCTGATCCGCGCCGGACTCACCGGCGACCCGCGTAAGGGCACCCCCGTCACGGTGCGGGCGCATCCGAAGGTGTTCGCGACGCTCACGGCTCCGTCGTTCGGCCCGGTCCATAACCAACCCGCCAACGGCCGGTGCCGGTGCGGGAGTTCCCATGGGGACGATGCTCCGGAGCTGGGCACTGCGCTGAACCCGGGCACGTACGACTACGCGGGGGCGGTGTTGTGGAACAACCATGCCGGGGACCTGTGGCGCCGCTTCACCATCTACCTCCGACGCGAGATCGCCCACCGCGCGGGCCTCACACAGACCGCGTTGAAGGAACAGGCACGGGTGTCGTTCGGGAAGGTCGCGGAGTTTCAGAAGCGCGGTGCGGTCCACTTCCACGCCATCGTGCGCCTCGACGGTCCCGAAGGCCCGGACGACGTCCCGCCGCCGTGGGCCAGCGTCGAGCTGCTGACCGACGCCATCCGTTCCGCGGCTGCCCGCGTCTCCGTCCCGGTCCCGCCGGCCGATTCGCAGCCCGCCCGCGAACTGCGCTGGGGTGCCCAGGTCGACGTGCGCCCGATCGGCACCGACGACGGACAAGAGCTGACCGAGGAAGCGGTAGCCGCGTACGTCGCCAAGTACGCCACCAAAGCCGCGGAAACAACGGGAACGGTGGACCGCCGGATCGGGGAACTCTCCGAACTCGACAAGCTGACCCAACTCCCCACGCACGCAAGGAAGTTGATCGAAGCCTGCTACCGCCTGGACGAGGCGTACCCGGAGCGGAAGCTCTGGCAGTGGGCTCACATGCTCGGCTTCCGGGGCCACTTCTCCACCAAGTCCCGCCGCTACTCCACCACCCTCGGCGCCCTGCGCCAGGTGCGGGCCGACTACCGCGCCCGCCAGGAACGCCAGACACGCGGCCTGCCCGACCCCGACGACAACCCGGAGGGCTCCATGTTGGTCCTGGCCCACTGGACCTACGCCGGACACGGACACACCCCCGGAGAGTCCTGGCTCGCCGCCAACATCCACCGCGACATCCGACAGGGCCGCGACACCGCCCGCGAAGTGCTGGCCGACCTGCAAGACGACGAGGGGGAGTGGGCATGA
- a CDS encoding helix-turn-helix domain-containing protein — protein sequence MKRPLPDRYLTPVDLADLLGVPLETVYQWRRKHTGPRGFRVGRHLRYDPEDVRAWVATLMEEAA from the coding sequence ATGAAGCGGCCCCTGCCCGACCGCTACCTGACCCCGGTCGACCTGGCTGATCTCCTCGGCGTCCCGCTGGAGACCGTCTACCAGTGGCGCCGAAAGCACACCGGACCGCGTGGCTTCCGCGTCGGCCGACACCTCCGCTACGACCCCGAAGACGTACGCGCCTGGGTCGCCACCCTCATGGAAGAGGCTGCCTGA
- a CDS encoding site-specific integrase has product MAGHVQDRWYKVETGPNGKPVKVKTDRYGTGLRYRARYIAPDGTEKSQSFPDKQKRKAETWLSNIEADMSRGDYIDPEAGKVTFGQYAVKWMATQVTDPATRESVEMRLRLHAIPHLGKRPLASFSPTHLRLWMRTLEDAGLSPAYRRGIFAHVSTVFSAAVEDRIIRMNPCSARSVKAPRLDPRKVRPWPADRVMAMRTALPDRYRALVELAAGCGLRQGEVFGLAVEDVDFLGGVVHVQRQVKLLHNRPVFAPPKGGKERDVPLPESVAFALAGQLTRYPAKEITLPWKTLTGPPVTATLIFSSREGLSLNRNRFNHRVWKPALRAAGVPPHRDNGTHALRHFYASVLLDAGESIKALSEYLGHHDPGFTLRTYTHLMPASETRTKAAVDHVFKQEGTAADGPETAQEGS; this is encoded by the coding sequence ATGGCCGGACACGTCCAAGACCGCTGGTACAAGGTCGAGACGGGACCCAACGGCAAGCCCGTCAAGGTCAAGACCGACCGCTATGGAACGGGCCTGCGCTACCGAGCCCGCTACATCGCACCGGACGGCACCGAGAAGAGCCAGTCCTTCCCCGACAAGCAGAAGCGCAAGGCAGAGACCTGGCTCTCGAACATCGAGGCGGACATGTCGCGGGGCGACTACATCGATCCGGAAGCCGGGAAGGTGACGTTCGGGCAGTACGCCGTGAAGTGGATGGCTACTCAGGTGACGGACCCTGCAACTCGTGAGTCTGTCGAGATGCGGTTGCGACTGCATGCGATCCCGCATCTGGGTAAGCGCCCGTTGGCGTCGTTCAGCCCGACTCATCTTCGGCTGTGGATGCGGACGTTGGAAGATGCTGGGCTCTCGCCTGCGTACCGGCGTGGGATCTTCGCGCACGTCTCGACGGTGTTCTCTGCTGCGGTAGAAGACCGCATCATCCGCATGAATCCATGTAGCGCACGGTCGGTGAAGGCTCCTCGCCTCGACCCTCGCAAGGTTCGACCGTGGCCGGCCGATCGCGTGATGGCCATGCGAACGGCTCTCCCCGACCGGTACCGCGCGTTGGTTGAGCTTGCTGCCGGATGCGGTCTTCGCCAAGGGGAGGTGTTCGGCCTGGCGGTTGAGGATGTGGACTTCCTCGGCGGCGTGGTGCACGTGCAGCGGCAGGTGAAGCTCCTGCACAACCGCCCTGTCTTTGCGCCCCCGAAAGGCGGCAAAGAGCGGGACGTGCCGCTACCGGAGTCCGTTGCCTTTGCGCTTGCTGGCCAGCTCACGCGGTACCCGGCGAAAGAGATCACGCTGCCGTGGAAGACCCTGACCGGTCCGCCTGTGACTGCAACGCTGATCTTCTCCAGTCGTGAGGGACTGTCGCTCAATCGGAACCGCTTCAACCACCGGGTATGGAAGCCCGCTCTGCGTGCCGCTGGCGTGCCCCCGCATCGGGACAACGGCACACACGCGCTTCGGCACTTCTACGCGTCCGTACTGCTCGATGCGGGGGAGAGCATCAAGGCACTGAGCGAGTACCTGGGCCACCATGATCCCGGTTTCACGCTGCGCACGTACACGCACCTGATGCCAGCGAGCGAAACGCGCACCAAAGCCGCTGTAGATCACGTGTTCAAGCAGGAAGGTACTGCGGCTGACGGCCCGGAGACGGCCCAGGAGGGCTCATAA
- a CDS encoding CAP domain-containing protein, which yields MGRHSRSAGAPAAEDHAAGAAGRHRGRGRGRKRGIGGPVRTGLLGASAAMAMGAVAVASGLLPGGEQYTVGGGNLPGEQVRTAGAPELQQQGGSTAEPTDEAAASPSRNDDRPSTPPKSEPSTPDKPSASPSASKPAKTPESDPTRSRSQETSDSPSTSAPAPAKTTDRATPPPQTPRPPVSAPSTAEAEVLALVNEERAKAGCQPLRADKALSGLAEAFSKDMADRGFFDHTDPDGDTPWDRADQAGITNLGGENIARGQADAQAVMASWMASEGHRENILNCDYKTIGIGTHLAGGGPWWTQDFGF from the coding sequence ATGGGACGCCATAGTCGCTCGGCCGGCGCACCCGCCGCTGAGGACCACGCGGCCGGTGCGGCAGGTCGGCACCGGGGGCGGGGCCGAGGCCGGAAGAGGGGAATCGGCGGCCCCGTACGCACCGGGCTGCTCGGCGCCTCCGCCGCGATGGCCATGGGAGCCGTAGCCGTGGCATCCGGGCTGCTGCCCGGCGGGGAGCAGTACACCGTCGGCGGCGGCAATCTCCCGGGCGAGCAGGTCCGCACCGCGGGCGCGCCCGAGCTCCAGCAGCAGGGCGGCTCGACGGCCGAGCCCACCGACGAGGCGGCGGCGTCGCCGAGCCGTAACGACGACCGGCCGAGCACGCCGCCGAAATCCGAGCCGTCGACGCCGGACAAGCCTTCCGCGTCCCCGAGCGCGTCGAAACCGGCGAAGACGCCGGAGAGCGATCCCACGCGGAGCCGGAGCCAGGAGACGAGCGACAGCCCGTCCACCAGCGCGCCCGCGCCCGCGAAGACCACCGACCGGGCCACGCCGCCGCCGCAGACGCCCCGTCCCCCCGTCTCAGCGCCGTCCACCGCCGAGGCGGAGGTCCTCGCGCTGGTCAACGAGGAGCGGGCGAAGGCCGGCTGTCAGCCGCTGCGCGCAGACAAGGCCCTGAGCGGCCTCGCCGAGGCGTTCAGCAAGGACATGGCGGACCGCGGCTTCTTCGACCACACCGACCCGGACGGCGACACCCCCTGGGACCGCGCCGACCAGGCGGGGATCACGAATCTGGGCGGCGAGAACATCGCCCGGGGCCAGGCCGACGCCCAAGCGGTGATGGCCTCCTGGATGGCGAGTGAGGGCCACCGCGAGAACATCCTGAACTGCGACTACAAGACCATCGGCATCGGCACGCACCTCGCCGGCGGCGGCCCGTGGTGGACACAGGACTTCGGCTTCTGA
- a CDS encoding acylphosphatase, with translation MNEDVRITAWVRGRVQGVGFRWFTRANALEIGSLRGFALNLDDGRVQIVAEGPRENCHRLLEWLRSDDTPGRVDGVTEIWGTPRGGYETFAIR, from the coding sequence ATGAACGAAGACGTGCGGATCACCGCTTGGGTACGCGGTCGCGTACAGGGAGTTGGCTTCCGCTGGTTCACCAGGGCAAACGCTCTGGAGATCGGGAGTCTGAGGGGCTTCGCCCTGAATCTGGACGACGGTCGGGTGCAGATCGTCGCAGAGGGCCCACGTGAGAATTGCCACCGTTTGCTCGAGTGGCTTCGTTCCGACGACACGCCCGGTCGTGTTGACGGAGTCACTGAGATTTGGGGCACACCGCGCGGTGGATACGAGACCTTCGCCATCCGGTGA